The Alnus glutinosa chromosome 7, dhAlnGlut1.1, whole genome shotgun sequence genome includes a region encoding these proteins:
- the LOC133874193 gene encoding uncharacterized protein LOC133874193, which yields MSEARELPAVVVSESEEEELLSEDEVVPEQGERQMPLVPLDRRGVSKVGTGDEFRLRNNYDIPPSVLLHFQNPVTREIRGGDLVIYEKMLLAGLRFPLPDIARELVLFLGVSPSQLTPNAWRYLFASFILWRTVLGARMTIPEFFNIYRAAYKREGVVEFTVRNNPIFIYLSQSYSNNRGWRSYFFRVSGDWESVVPLPSDQRVSRVWNPIQVDLREAPVLNATGKRRVAAMLLFSQTPGNDVKIDYDNIVTDENMRKVLGYQIPTEKVWYDRKGKQKPKRSEGGAAGTPQLKALKAAPGTKRVVKQKKTGKATLPPRAVSKATQVPRTAIVPRDGPTPNFSAPATDLGGDLTRAPETMIPATSSSAVINTVEVENPEEASGKETVVAHALDIVEIGDDPEELEQDASEVRNAPKRKGKEVASESTKRTRFASDPLQYALTRSTEAELLFGRPRFVLPTLPATREEPIKESETLDRSPAERIETRLESDAGLASEDHLPAKPETFLQPPGGPESGDHVAVESEGHLETREINSSVPPGQCLDRVEVAESYGPETCEDQPEIRNPSPGFMEAETSSHGALIGSLKEGLLACPLETLMGLIPEGSFSTSGTVLPGELAEAMLHNQLQCVMRSVALWRDHRGSTEGRAALEAKVAELQSRVQELEFEMSRTEDLESEIETLKQDIETKDQTIKARDMDLAQARKLADTSRAQALESEKTLDRVLSNLTEANEAKTALSSRVTDLEREKDSLVADKHSLSEKQKEIHARCKRLRKKGHHYKAKSRRFKKQLALVPWLRGLSWGRGSNWGFERLRTMLLHPEVFKVDPETVTPELLELPETATRELQTLGVEFFPDVEDWTDDAPNPYRDDLTSGPSVSECTPGREETEEPGAGDAGDSTGSPLV from the exons ATGTCTGAAGCAAGGGAACTCCCAGCAGTGGTCGTCTCGGAGTCTGAGGAAGAGGAATTACTATCCGAGGACGAGGTGGTGCCCGAGCAAGGGGAACGTCAGATGCCCCTCGTGCCTCTCGACCGCCGAGGAGTCTCAAAGGTTGGTACTGGGGATGAATTTCGCCTCCGGAACAATTATGATATTCCCCCCTCCGTTCTGTTACATTTCCAAAATCCTGTTACCCGGGAGATTCGTGGGGGCGATCTCGTTATTTACGAGAAAATGCTTTTAGCGGGGCTGCGATTTCCTTTACCGGACATCGCCCGGGAATTGGTACTATTTCTTGGGGTATCCCCGAGCCAGCTTACACCGAACGCGTGGAGATATCTCTTCGCCTCTTTCATTCTGTGGCGAACAGTGCTGGGGGCTCGGATGACAATTCCGGAGTTCTTCAACATCTACCGGGCGGCATATAAAAGGGAGGGTGTTGTTGAGTTTACTGTTAGGAACAACCCTATCTTTATATACCTTTCTCAAAGTTATTCCAACAACCGAGGTTGGAGGTCATATTTTTTCCGAGTCTCAGGAGATTGGGAGTCGGTAGTGCCCTTACCGTCCGATCAAAGAGTATCAAGAGTCTGGAACCCTATCCAGGTTGACCTACGGGAAGCTCCTGTCTTGAATGCAACCGGTAAGAGAAGGGTGGCCGCAATGCTGTTGTTCTCTCAGACTCCGGGGAACGATGTGAAGATAGACTATGACAATATAGTCACCGACGAAAATATGCGGAAGGTTCTTGGGTATCAGATCCCTACCGAGAAGGTTTGGTATGATcggaaaggaaaacaaaagccGAAGAGATCCGAGGGTGGAGCGGCCGGCACTCCACAACTGAAGGCATTGAAGGCGGCTCCAGGGACTAAGAGGGTCGTCAAACAAAAGAAGACTGGCAAGGCGACCCTCCCTCCGAGGGCTGTAAGTAAGGCGACCCAAGTTCCGAGGACGGCAATTGTACCTCGGGATGGCCCTACCCCAAATTTCTCTGCTCCTGCTACCGATCTCGGGGGTGACTTGACTAGAGCTCCTGAGACTATGATCCCGGCTACCTCTTCATCAGCCGTTATTAATACTGTTGAAGTTGAAAATCCAGAGGAAGCGTCTGGTAAGGAGACAGTGGTTGCTCATGCGCTCGATATAGTAGAAATCGGGGACGATCCTGAGGAGTTGGAGCAAGATGCTTCTGAGGTTCGGAATGCACCTAAACGCAAAGGGAAAGAAGTGGCATCCGAGTCGACGAAGAGGACCCGATTTGCCTCGGATCCTTTACAATATGCGCTTACGCGGTCCACTGAAGCCGAGCTTCTTTTTGGTCGGCCGCGTTTTGTATTGCCCACTTTGCCAGCTACCCGGGAAGAACCGATTAAAGAATCCGAGACTTTGGATCGGTCTCCGGCTGAGAGGATAGAAACTCGCTTGGAATCTGATGCTGGTCTAGCCTCCGAGGATCACTTACCGGCGAAGCCTGAAACATTTTTACAGCCCCCGGGTGGACCGGAATCTGGGGATCATGTGGCGGTGGAATCGGAGGGTCATCTGGAGACCAGGGAGATAAACTCGTCCGTGCCGCCTGGACAGTGTTTGGATCGGGTTGAAGTTGCGGAGTCCTATGGACCCGAGACTTGTGAGGACCAACCGGAGATTCGAAATCCTTCTCCGGGATTTATGGAAGCTGAGACTTCCAGTCATGGAGCATTAATCGGTTCTCTGAAGGAAGGCCTACTGGCTTGCCCCTTAGAGACTTTAATGGGCTTAATCCCGGAAGGGTCCTTTTCGACGTCCGGGACCGTGTTACCTGGAGAACTTGCAGAGGCGATGCTTCATAACCAATTGCAG tgcGTTATGAGGTCGGTTGCATTGTGGCGAGACCACCGGGGTAGTACTGAGGGCCGGGCTGCTCTAGAGGCCAAGGTAGCCGAACTTCAGTCTCGGGTTCAAGAGCTAGAATTCGAGATGTCCCGAACCGAGGATTTGGAGTCTGAGATAGAGACCTTGAAGCAGGATATCGAGACCAAAGATCAGACAATAAAGGCTCGGGACATGGATCTGGCTCAGGCCCGGAAGCTGGCGGATACATCTCGTGCTCAAGCACTTGAAAGCGAGAAAACTCTTGATAGAGTATTGAGCAATCTGACCGAGGCTAACGAAGCCAAAACGGCGCTATCTTCTCGGGTGACCGACTTGGAGCGAGAGAAGGACTCGCTGGTGGCCGATAAGCACTCTCTGTCCGAGAAACAGAAAGAGATTCATGCTCGGTGTAAGAGGCTTCGGAAGAAGGGCCATCATTATAAGGCCAAGTCCCGGCGTTTCAAGAAGCAACTCGCCCTTGTTCCTTGGCTTCGAGGTCTTAGCTGGGGCCGAGGATCCAACTGGGGTTTTGAGAGATTAAGGACCATGCTTCTTCACCCGGAAGTATTCAAGGTTGATCCCGAGACTGTGACTCCTGAGCTCCTTGAATTACCCGAGACAGCAACCAGGGAGCTACAGACTCTGGGAGTGGAATTTTTCCCGGATGTGGAGGACTGGACCGATGATGCTCCCAATCCTTATCGAGATGACTTAACCTCGGGACCCTCTGTCTCGGAATGCACTCCGGG